The genomic window GTGGTATTTCCTGTTCCTGCTAAAAGTGGCCTATTTGGAACATTAGTCAATCTTAATCCAGTTACTCCCTTATTAGTCACTACAAGGGAATTGGCAACTACAGGTATAATATCCAATCCTCAAGGGTTTTGGATTGCTAGCGGATTAGCAATAGTTGGTCTATTATTGGTATGGATCGTCTATCGTGTTTCCATGCCTTTTGTAATTGAGAGGATGAGTTCTTAATGACCGATCATATAACGAAGGAAAAACTATCAACTAACTCCCAAGATAAAGACATTGTTCTTTCCGTTAAAGGAGTTTCTAAGAAGTTTTGTCGTAGCTTAAAACGCTCATTATTTTATGGCGTTCAAGATATTGCGGGTGAACTATTAGGTATTCGTGGCGAAAAAAACGAACTTCGTCATAAAGAATTCTGGGCTTTAAGCGATGTTAGTTTTGATTTACGTCGAGGAGAAACAATCGGTTTAGTGGGAAAAAATGGTAGTGGAAAAACAACGTTGCTAAGGATAATTGCTGGATTAATTAAACCGGATGCGGGTTATGTTGATGTATATGGAATAGTAGCACCATTGATTGCTTTAGGAGCCGGATTTAATCCTATTTTGACAGGAAAAGAGAATATTTATGCTAATATGTCAATCTTAGGATTATCTAAAAAAGAAATAGATGAGAGATTTGATGAAGTAATAGATTTTGCTGAAATTGAAGATGCTATTGATGCCCCTGTGCAAACTTATAGTTCCGGTATGGCAGCTCGTTTAGGTTTTGCAAGTGCTATTTACACTGAACCAGAAATTCTCTTAGTAGATGAAGTTTTAGCGGTTGGAGATAGTAAGTTTCGGGGAAAATGTTTCCAAAAACTTCATGATCTTCGTCAAAAAGGGACTACATTTTTATTAGTTAGTCATGATTCTCATACAGTTTTGACCGTCTGTGAAAGAGCAGTGTATTTACAAAAAGGGGAATTAATAGAAGTAGGAGATACCCAATCAGTCATTACTCACTATGAAAAAGATTTATTTTTAAATGTTACTGAATCTCCCTCAAAAAATCATCCCATAAAATCTATTAACACTAATCAACAATTTGCTATTACTTCAATATTTTTTAGAAACGAAGATGACGAAATTATTGATGTTCCCACTACAGGGGAACCTACATATTTATGTGTAACTTGTCAAGTTAAAGAAACACTAACCAATGTTGGGTTGACCTTTTCTATTAAAGGCATGGCTGAGGGGGGCGACCAAGTTTTACTCATGAATAGCTTACATGATGAACGATCTTTGAGCTTTTCATCTGGTAAACAGGAAGTGAGACTAGAAATGCCTTATCTGGGATTAAAATTAGGAGCTTATGTTCTAGATGTTTATGCAAAAAGAGATGGACTTTATCATCTTGATTCTGTAGAAGATTACAGATTTCAAGTTAAAGCGACAAAAAGCATGAATCGATGTTTATTTTATCAGCCTAGATCATGGAAAGTTTTACAAAGTTATCAAGATTTAAAACTAAATGACGAGAAAACAGAATAGACATCTCCATAATTTAATAAAATCAAGAAATATAGTATAATAAAATGAATAATTAGTTCAAAAAAGAATGGAAACTTACACTTGGAGCTATCTAAAAAAATATCCTAAACAAACCAAAAGATTATTAGGAATTGATGACAATCAATTGGAACAATTGATTGCTCTAGGGAAGCTTCTTCATCAGAAAAAAAAAGAAGAGAACGAAAAAACAAAAATTAGAATTAATCAACCTGGTGCGGGAAGTCCATCTTTATTAGCAGAAGAAGAACAAATTGTTCTAACGTTAGTTTATTTAAGACATAATATAAGTTTTCAACTCTTAGGACTACTTTTTCAAGTAAGTGAGTCAACGGCTCATAATATTTTTACTTATTGGCAAACACTTTTTGAAGGAGAGTTACCACCAAGTTTATTAGAACAAATAAAAAAGTTTCAAGAAGAAAAAGAAATAGTTCTTGAAATGTTAACTGATTATGAATTGATTGTAGACAGCGCAGAACAGGCTATTGAAAGACCTTCAGATTATCAAGAACAAAAAAAATATTATTGCGGTGCGACCCCGGCGATTCGTAATCGCCTAGGGAACGCGCACCAAGAGACAGGGTAAGCAGAAAAGACATACTTTAAAAAGTCAATTCGTTGTCTTGCCAAAAGCTGAAGATATTATTGATGTAGTAATTGGAAAACCTGGGCCGACAAGTGACATTAACATCTGTCGGCAAACTTTAAATAAATTCAAGATAAACCAAACTTTTA from Crocosphaera subtropica ATCC 51142 includes these protein-coding regions:
- a CDS encoding ABC transporter ATP-binding protein, with protein sequence MTDHITKEKLSTNSQDKDIVLSVKGVSKKFCRSLKRSLFYGVQDIAGELLGIRGEKNELRHKEFWALSDVSFDLRRGETIGLVGKNGSGKTTLLRIIAGLIKPDAGYVDVYGIVAPLIALGAGFNPILTGKENIYANMSILGLSKKEIDERFDEVIDFAEIEDAIDAPVQTYSSGMAARLGFASAIYTEPEILLVDEVLAVGDSKFRGKCFQKLHDLRQKGTTFLLVSHDSHTVLTVCERAVYLQKGELIEVGDTQSVITHYEKDLFLNVTESPSKNHPIKSINTNQQFAITSIFFRNEDDEIIDVPTTGEPTYLCVTCQVKETLTNVGLTFSIKGMAEGGDQVLLMNSLHDERSLSFSSGKQEVRLEMPYLGLKLGAYVLDVYAKRDGLYHLDSVEDYRFQVKATKSMNRCLFYQPRSWKVLQSYQDLKLNDEKTE
- a CDS encoding helix-turn-helix domain-containing protein; the encoded protein is METYTWSYLKKYPKQTKRLLGIDDNQLEQLIALGKLLHQKKKEENEKTKIRINQPGAGSPSLLAEEEQIVLTLVYLRHNISFQLLGLLFQVSESTAHNIFTYWQTLFEGELPPSLLEQIKKFQEEKEIVLEMLTDYELIVDSAEQAIERPSDYQEQKKYYCGATPAIRNRLGNAHQETG